A stretch of the Sphingobacterium thalpophilum genome encodes the following:
- a CDS encoding DUF4133 domain-containing protein: protein MAVVYHMNKGVSRPIVFKGLKAQYIAYLAGGLVGLLILFAVLYIIGLPLMVILPVIGTAGASLFWAVDRLSKRFGEHGLKKYLARSRLPKAIRYRSRKQFIHLKYRKQIRAK, encoded by the coding sequence ATGGCAGTAGTCTATCACATGAACAAAGGCGTTTCCCGACCCATCGTCTTCAAAGGCTTAAAGGCACAGTACATCGCCTACCTCGCAGGGGGATTGGTCGGATTGCTCATTCTCTTTGCCGTGCTGTACATCATCGGACTTCCCTTAATGGTCATTCTCCCTGTCATCGGTACGGCGGGAGCATCCCTGTTTTGGGCAGTTGACCGATTGAGCAAACGCTTCGGAGAGCATGGACTCAAAAAGTACCTTGCCCGAAGTCGCTTGCCCAAGGCCATACGCTACCGTTCACGAAAACAATTCATACACCTCAAGTACCGAAAACAAATCAGAGCAAAATGA
- the traK gene encoding conjugative transposon protein TraK translates to MFRQLRNIETAFRHVRTFSLLFLVACAVVSIYAIFTAYRMVSEERERIYILSNGKALEAFSEGRTENLPVELRNHIGNFHRHFFTLDPDEKVIQANMAKAFNLADISAKRAHDNLREQGFYANIISANISTRIEIDSISLQTDRTPYRFTCYATQTIIRSTSTVRRHLITKGEIRNVSRSDNNPHGFLIQRWETVMNENK, encoded by the coding sequence ATGTTTAGACAGTTGAGAAATATAGAAACGGCTTTTCGGCACGTGAGGACATTCAGTTTGCTGTTTTTGGTCGCCTGTGCCGTGGTCAGCATATACGCCATATTCACCGCATATCGGATGGTCAGCGAAGAAAGGGAACGTATTTACATCCTATCCAACGGAAAGGCACTCGAAGCGTTCAGCGAGGGAAGAACGGAAAACCTGCCTGTGGAACTGCGCAACCATATCGGCAATTTCCACCGACACTTTTTCACGCTCGACCCCGATGAAAAAGTGATACAGGCAAACATGGCTAAGGCTTTCAATTTAGCCGACATCAGCGCAAAAAGGGCGCATGACAACCTGCGGGAACAGGGTTTTTACGCCAACATCATATCGGCGAACATATCCACACGGATTGAGATAGACAGTATTTCGCTCCAGACGGACAGGACACCGTACAGGTTTACCTGTTATGCCACGCAGACCATCATTCGGAGTACATCCACTGTTAGGCGACACCTAATCACGAAAGGTGAAATCCGAAACGTGAGCAGGAGCGACAACAATCCCCACGGATTCCTTATCCAACGGTGGGAAACGGTCATGAACGAAAACAAATAA
- the traJ gene encoding conjugative transposon protein TraJ: MKKTISLLPIVTLFIVFPIIGNAQDINSTLTGMQGVLDNIYNEMLPLSSRLIDVARGIAGFGALWYIAVRVWRQLASAEPIDFYPLLRPFALGLAIILFPAVLSLLNSVLSPTVSATSAMVDNSNKAIEVLLKQKENAVKKSKQWQIYVGEDGTGNREEWYKYKYPEDNKGSEDRWLKGISNDIQFWMEKQSYNFRNSIKAWLKEVLEVVYLGASLCINTLRTFFLIVLAIVFPLVLGFSVYDGFQDTLTNFIARYVNIYLWLPIANIFGSILGKIQENMIRLDISQIESGGDTFFSSTDTAYLVFLLIGIVGFFSVPNVAGYIIQAGGHNTLLQRVNTTVITGGQAIMGQAQQGSATGTESVRAVGGNYSELGKQLYSSLKGNSNDKSKADTNKKE; the protein is encoded by the coding sequence ATGAAAAAGACCATCAGTTTATTACCCATAGTCACGCTGTTTATTGTCTTTCCTATTATCGGAAACGCACAGGATATAAACAGCACACTAACAGGAATGCAAGGCGTGCTTGATAATATCTACAACGAGATGTTGCCCCTTAGCAGTCGCCTTATCGACGTAGCCCGTGGCATTGCGGGATTTGGCGCACTTTGGTACATCGCCGTCCGTGTATGGCGACAGCTTGCATCAGCCGAACCCATCGACTTTTACCCATTGTTGCGCCCCTTTGCGCTCGGACTTGCCATCATCCTGTTTCCCGCTGTCCTTTCCTTGCTCAACTCCGTACTAAGCCCGACCGTCTCCGCTACCTCGGCTATGGTCGATAACAGCAATAAGGCGATAGAAGTGCTGTTGAAACAGAAAGAGAATGCCGTCAAAAAATCAAAGCAATGGCAGATATATGTTGGCGAAGACGGTACAGGCAACAGGGAAGAATGGTACAAGTACAAATATCCCGAGGATAACAAAGGGTCTGAAGACCGTTGGCTGAAAGGGATTTCCAACGATATACAGTTTTGGATGGAAAAACAGTCCTACAACTTTAGGAACTCGATAAAAGCGTGGCTAAAAGAGGTACTCGAAGTGGTCTACCTCGGCGCATCCCTCTGTATCAATACGCTCCGAACGTTTTTCCTCATCGTGCTTGCCATCGTCTTTCCGTTGGTGCTCGGTTTCTCGGTATATGACGGATTCCAAGACACCTTGACCAACTTCATTGCAAGGTATGTCAACATATACCTGTGGTTGCCCATTGCGAACATCTTCGGGAGCATACTCGGGAAGATACAGGAGAATATGATACGGCTCGATATTTCACAGATTGAGAGCGGTGGCGACACCTTTTTCAGCAGTACGGACACCGCCTATCTCGTGTTCTTGCTCATCGGGATAGTTGGCTTTTTCTCCGTTCCCAACGTAGCGGGGTATATCATACAAGCAGGTGGACACAATACACTTCTGCAACGTGTCAATACCACGGTAATCACAGGTGGACAGGCAATAATGGGGCAAGCCCAACAAGGTTCGGCAACAGGAACGGAATCGGTCAGAGCAGTAGGTGGAAATTACTCCGAATTGGGAAAACAGCTTTACAGTAGCCTAAAGGGCAATAGCAATGACAAGAGCAAGGCGGACACCAACAAGAAAGAATAA
- a CDS encoding DUF4134 domain-containing protein encodes MKEKIKKLSKPLSLVTTLQLIALSLFAQSGEAGLQEATRQVKGYFDTGTDLMYAIGAVIGIVGAVKVFNKWNAGDPDTNKVAASWFGSCIFLVIVATVLKSFFGV; translated from the coding sequence ATGAAAGAAAAAATCAAAAAGCTATCAAAGCCACTTTCCCTTGTCACAACCTTACAGCTTATTGCCCTAAGCCTATTTGCACAGAGCGGAGAAGCAGGATTGCAGGAAGCGACACGACAGGTCAAAGGCTATTTCGATACAGGCACAGACCTGATGTATGCTATCGGTGCAGTCATCGGAATCGTCGGAGCGGTCAAGGTGTTCAACAAATGGAACGCAGGAGACCCGGACACGAACAAGGTCGCCGCAAGCTGGTTCGGGAGCTGTATTTTCTTGGTCATCGTGGCGACGGTGCTCAAATCATTCTTTGGGGTTTAG
- a CDS encoding TraG family conjugative transposon ATPase, translating to MTEATKILPIASVENNCILSANGDITLAYEIHLPEIFTLAEREYDAFHQAWIKAIKLLPEHTVLHKQDWFVKRTVRESSGKTFLSTSSDRFYSGRPYMAHNCYLFLTKKPDDRKPSNSAFCNILRKSIVPKQTVDSVLLRNFEDIAGQFTRVLEDSDFVGLRRLVDDELAGTANKAGIIERYCFLLGEGEESHLCDTHIGERMTIGNKHCEMYTLSDVEELPSMCGSRINYDRYSTDRTKFSIGFASTLGLLLDCDHLYNQYLFIGDSQKTIKELERKRLRLNSLSAYSRENSVSRDAVNDYLNDAVANQYLPVRAHFNVMVWDEDSEKLKDVRNRVSANMAKMDAVAKVESVGAPQIYWAGMAGNQADFPENDTFITFAEQATCFFNLESNYRSDSSGIRLSERLYGRPVSADLFDKPMKQGTITNRNLFVCGGSGGGKSMLMNHFLRTLYEDGAHCVVIDVGGSYKGLCDLLDGYYFIYTEDNPIKFNPFYLSDGEVLDTEKKESLKTLLFSLWKKSDETYTRSEYVALSNALTAYYQKLDKYPNIFPSFNTFYEFLKDDYSTVLKSSGVNTRDFDFENFLYVLNPYYEGGEFDYLLNAKENLDLLNERFIVFELDNIKSHEILFPVVTIIIMQMFISKMRKLKGRKVLAIDEAWIAIAKAGMAEFIKYLYKTIRKFNGIPALITQEVDDLISSPVIKETVVNLSDTKVFLDMRKFMNKFDSLQATLGLSEKTKTMMLSLNRANDPTKNYRELLIDQGGQSIKVYRNELSTEEYFAYTTELTEKLKVQEYADRYGSMERGIAHLAKELRMQKQNQ from the coding sequence ATGACAGAAGCAACCAAGATACTTCCCATTGCAAGCGTGGAAAACAACTGCATACTATCAGCAAACGGCGACATCACACTCGCCTATGAAATCCATCTGCCCGAGATATTCACGCTTGCCGAAAGGGAATACGACGCATTCCACCAAGCGTGGATAAAGGCGATAAAACTTCTTCCCGAACATACGGTACTACACAAGCAGGATTGGTTTGTAAAGCGCACCGTTCGGGAAAGCTCGGGCAAAACCTTTCTATCCACGAGCAGTGACCGTTTCTATTCGGGGCGACCCTACATGGCGCACAACTGTTACCTGTTCCTTACCAAGAAACCCGATGACAGGAAACCGTCAAACTCAGCTTTCTGTAACATACTACGAAAATCCATCGTACCCAAACAGACCGTGGACAGCGTGCTGTTACGGAATTTCGAGGACATCGCAGGGCAGTTTACAAGGGTACTCGAAGACAGTGATTTTGTCGGGTTGCGCAGGCTCGTTGACGATGAACTTGCAGGCACGGCAAACAAAGCAGGTATCATTGAGCGTTACTGTTTCCTGTTGGGCGAGGGCGAAGAATCCCACCTGTGCGATACCCATATCGGGGAGCGTATGACCATCGGGAACAAGCATTGCGAAATGTACACGCTTTCCGATGTCGAGGAACTCCCCTCGATGTGCGGTAGCCGTATCAACTATGATAGGTATAGTACCGACAGGACAAAGTTTTCTATTGGTTTTGCCAGTACGCTCGGTTTATTGTTGGACTGTGACCACCTGTACAACCAATACCTTTTCATAGGCGATTCGCAAAAGACCATCAAGGAACTCGAAAGGAAAAGGCTACGGCTAAACTCCCTTTCAGCTTATAGCCGTGAAAATTCGGTAAGCCGTGATGCCGTAAACGACTATCTGAACGATGCCGTTGCCAACCAATATCTTCCTGTCCGAGCGCACTTCAATGTGATGGTGTGGGATGAAGACAGCGAAAAGCTAAAGGACGTGCGCAATCGGGTATCGGCAAACATGGCAAAGATGGATGCCGTGGCAAAGGTCGAATCCGTCGGCGCACCGCAGATATATTGGGCGGGCATGGCAGGAAACCAAGCAGACTTTCCCGAGAACGATACCTTTATCACCTTTGCCGAACAGGCAACCTGTTTCTTTAACCTCGAATCAAATTACAGGTCGGACAGCTCGGGCATACGGCTCAGCGAAAGGCTCTACGGTCGGCCTGTATCGGCAGACCTATTCGATAAGCCGATGAAGCAGGGAACGATAACAAATCGCAATTTGTTTGTCTGCGGGGGCAGTGGAGGGGGTAAATCCATGCTGATGAACCATTTTCTGCGAACACTATACGAGGACGGTGCGCACTGTGTGGTCATTGATGTCGGAGGCAGTTACAAGGGTCTTTGCGACCTGTTGGACGGTTACTATTTCATTTATACCGAGGACAATCCCATCAAGTTCAATCCGTTCTACCTGTCGGACGGCGAGGTCTTGGACACCGAGAAAAAAGAAAGCCTAAAGACCTTGCTTTTCTCCCTGTGGAAGAAATCGGACGAGACCTACACACGTTCCGAATACGTTGCCCTGTCCAATGCCCTCACAGCCTATTATCAAAAGCTCGACAAGTATCCGAACATCTTTCCCTCGTTCAATACGTTCTATGAGTTTCTAAAGGACGATTACAGCACGGTACTGAAATCATCGGGTGTTAACACTCGGGATTTTGACTTTGAGAATTTTCTCTACGTGCTGAATCCCTACTACGAGGGTGGCGAATTTGACTACCTGTTGAACGCCAAAGAGAATCTCGACCTATTGAACGAACGCTTTATAGTCTTTGAACTGGACAACATCAAGTCGCATGAGATTTTGTTTCCGGTGGTCACGATTATCATCATGCAGATGTTCATTTCAAAGATGCGGAAGCTCAAAGGTAGAAAGGTACTTGCCATCGACGAAGCATGGATTGCCATAGCAAAGGCGGGTATGGCAGAGTTTATAAAATACCTCTACAAAACAATCCGAAAATTCAATGGTATTCCCGCACTGATTACGCAGGAGGTGGACGACCTCATCAGTTCGCCTGTCATCAAGGAGACCGTGGTAAACCTATCGGACACAAAGGTCTTTCTTGATATGCGCAAATTCATGAACAAGTTTGACAGTCTGCAAGCGACACTTGGACTTTCCGAAAAGACCAAGACCATGATGCTCTCACTGAACAGGGCAAACGACCCCACGAAGAATTACAGGGAACTTCTGATAGACCAGGGCGGACAGTCCATCAAGGTCTACCGTAACGAACTGTCCACCGAGGAGTATTTTGCATACACCACCGAATTGACCGAGAAGCTCAAAGTACAGGAATATGCCGACAGGTATGGAAGCATGGAAAGGGGCATTGCCCATCTCGCAAAGGAACTGCGAATGCAAAAACAGAATCAATAA